The sequence TTTGGGTGTTCAGCAATACGGTGGTAGTGATCCAGCGTCGCCAGAAGCTGATCAGCTGCCTGTCCTTCAAACCATTCCTTTTGCTGGAAGTGCTGAGCCAGTAAGCCTCACTCGTGATTCTTTGTCTCATCAAAACCCAAATGCAACTAATGCTCAAGAACAAAGGCAGAGAATTAACGCGATGCTCCAAGATTATGAACTACAACTGCGTTTAAACAGTGAAAGTAGTGCAGGACATAATGAACATCCAGAAACGGTAGTTGAATGAAAAAACTTCTGATCGGTGCGCTGACACTGCTCAGTTTGAATATGCCTACAGCCTTTGCAGAGAAACCCGCTGCCGAGGCTTTGTTGCATCAAATGAACGGAGCAAGCCAGCGTCTTAATTTTGAACTGTCTTATATCTTAATTGAGAAAAATAGTATCGAGCCTTTGCTTTATAGACATGCAGTGTTAGAGGAACAGCAGCTCGAACACTTGGTCTATTTGAGTGGCCCTATCCGAGAAGTCATACGTCGTGGTGAAGAAGTCAGTTACATCGAACCCGGTAGAGATCCCTTTACGATCGAATCAGGAAGTATGGTTGCTCCGATTATCCCCTTTCTAAATGCAGATGTTGATTATCTGAGTAAATATTACGACTTTATTGAGCTTGGCCGAGCGCGTGAAGCAGGTTCTGCATGTCAGGTGTTACGTGTAGTCCCGAAAGATGGACTCCGCTATTCCTACGTTGTTTGGGTCGATGAAAAGAACAAGTTACCACTGAGAGCCGATCTTATTGACCGAGATGGAGAAGTGCTAGAACAGTTCAGAACTATCTCATATAGCGTTAGCGATCAGGTGGTCGACATCTTAAGTGGATTAAATGATGTCAAACTTCCGGATGTGCTTTCCCTGCCTAAAGGGCAAATCTTAGAGTCTTATTGGCATGTCAATTGGATTCCAAATGGCTTTGAAGCGAAAGAGCTCAACCGTTACCGTATGGCAAATACAGAACGTATGGTAGAAAGCCAGATGTATAGCGATGGCTTATTTAACTTCTCTGTTTATGTGGCAGACAGTGATAATTTGTCGCTTAAAGGCCAGCTTATCAGGCAAGGAAGACGTACGCTGCATAGTCTAGTAAACGGTGACCTTGAAGTCTCTGTGATTGGCGATATACCACCAGCGACTGCGAAACGCATTGCTCAATCTGTGGTGATTTCTCCAGAGAGTGCAACGCCATGATGACCGCATTAGCAACTGTGTCTGCTGTAAAAGCGCGTGCAGAAGGTTATGAAGTTGAACTGAGTTGTGACCAACAAACCAGTTGCAACAGTTGTTCATCGCAAAAAAGTTGCGGCACAGGCGTGGTTTCCAAAGCCATCGGTAAAAAGTCGCTTCATTGGCATTTGGTTACCAAAAAAATCGTCAAAGAAGGTCAGGTGGTCGAAATCGGTTTGCCTGAGAAAAGTTTGTTGCAGTCGGCCGCTATTGTCTATCTCATCCCGTTGTTTGCATTGATTATCGGTGCAGTGTTAGGACAGTGGATGATCGCCCCCTGGCTGGGTGGTGGAGAAGGATTCGTCATTCTTAGCTCTGCTATCTTTACTGGTGCTGGCATTTACCTTGCGAAAGTGATGGCAGCAAAACAGGAAGAGCTCTCTTCAGAGCAGGTTACCTTGCTAAGGATATTGGGAGAACCAATTAGCTAGTGCGAAGCGCCCAGAAATTGGGTAGAATCGGCCAACTTGATTGAAATGCCGTCAAACGACGGCTTTTCTATACCCCTTCTATACAATATGTGGGTATGTATTTTTCCTTATTTTAAAAGAGTTTAGTCACACCAAATCATGAAGCACATTCGTAACTTTTCGATTATCGCCCACATCGACCATGGTAAGTCGACCCTATCTGACCGTTTGATCCAAGTTTGTGGTGGCTTAAGCGACCGTGAAATGGCAGCACAGGTTCTGGACTCAATGGACCTAGAGCGCGAACGTGGTATCACCATCAAATCTCAGAGTGTGACTCTAAACTACACTGCAAAAGATGGTGAGACTTACCAATTAAACTTTATCGACACCCCAGGACACGTTGACTTCGCGTACGAAGTATCGCGTTCATTAGCGGCATGTGAAGGTGCACTGCTGGTGGTAGATGCGGGTCAGGGCGTAGAAGCGCAAACACTGGCTAACTGTTACACCGCGATCGAGATGGATCTGGAAGTTGTGCCAATCTTAAACAAGATTGACCTTCCAGCAGCTGATCCTGAACGTGTTGCGGAAGAAATTGAAGAAATCGTTGGCATCGACGCGATGGAAGCGACACGATGCTCAGCGAAAACGGGTATTGGTGTTGATGACGTTCTAGAGAACATCGTATCAGCGATTCCAGCGCCAGAAGGTGATCCAGATGCGCCACTTCAAGCGTTGATCATCGACTCATGGTTTGATAACTACCTTGGTGTTGTGTCTTTAGTGCGTATTAAGAATGGCGAACTAAAGAAAAACGACAAGATCAAAGTAATGAGCACTGGTCAAACTTGGGGTGTCGACCGTCTAGGTATCTTCACTCCAAAACAAGTGGATACAGATGTTCTACGTACTGGCGAAGTAGGCTGGGTGGTGTGTGGTATTAAAGACATCCTTGGCGCGCCAGTAGGTGATACGCTAACTCTTGCGAAGAACGGCAGTGACAAACCGCTACCGGGCTTTAAAAAAGTAAAACCTCAGGTATACGCAGGTCTGTTCCCTGTATCGTCTGACGATTACGAAAACTTCCGTGATGCGCTAGGTAAACTGAGCCTGAACGATGCGTCGCTGTTCTACGAGCCAGAAAACTCTGCGGCACTAGGTTTTGGTTTCCGTTGTGGTTTCCTTGGCATGCTGCACATGGAAATCATCCAAGAGCGTTTGGAGCGTGAATACGATCTAGACCTGATTACTACTGCGCCAACGGTAGTTTACGAAGTAGAACAAACCGACGGAAAACTGCTGTATGTTGATAGCCCAGCGAAACTTCCAGCAGTAAACGACATTGAAGAAATCCGTGAACCAATCGCGCGTTGTAACATTCTAGTGCCTTCAGAGTACCTAGGTAACGTGATTACGCTGTGTGTGGAAAAACGTGGTACTCAGGTCGATATGGTTTACCACGGTAACCAAGTGGCAGTGACTTACGATATCCCGATGGCAGAAGTGGTATTGGACTTCTTCGACCGTCTGAAATCAACGTCACGTGGTTATGCGTCTTTGGATTACAACTTCCAGCGTTTCGACGCGTCTAACATGGTACGTGTTGATGTACTGCTTAACGGTGATACGGTTGACGCTCTTGCGATGATTACCCACAAAGATCAATCGCAAACTCGCGGTCGTCAGCTAGTTGAGAAGATGAAAGAGTTCATCCCTCGTCAGATGTTTGATATCGCGATTCAGGCGGCAATCGGCAACCACATCATCGCGCGTTCTACGGTCAAACAGCTACGTAAGAACGTAATCGCGAAATGTTACGGTGGTGACGTCAGCCGTAAGAAGAAACTTCTGAAGAAACAGAAAGAAGGTAAGAAGCGCATGAAGCAGATCGGTAACGTAGAACTGCCGCAAGAAGCGTTCCTTGCAATTCTTCACGTAGGTAAAGACTAGATATCAATCGTACTAAACATCTGGTTAGCATGATGGGTATGAATTGAATTGGTAAATAGAGTGAAAGAGTTCTGCTCTTTCACTTTCGTATTTTTAAGATAAGGGAAGTCAATGGCGAACACATTTTCACTGATCCTCGTTATCGTTACTTTGGTGACAGGTATCGTTTGGGTTTTAGAGAAGCTGGTTTTTGCAAAGAAACGTCAGGCTCAAGTCGGGGAAGTGGAAGCGAAAACCAACGGTCTTGACGTAGCCACTCTGGACAAAGTGAATAAGCAACCTTGGTGGGTAGAGAACAGTGTTTCTATCTTTCCTGTGATTGCCGCGGTGCTTGTATTACGCTCCTTTATCTACGAGCCGTTTCAAATCCCTTCGGGCTCAATGATGCCAACATTATTGGTCGGGGATTTTATTCTGGTAGAAAAATACGCCTATGGTCTGAAAGACCCAGTTTGGCGTACACAGTTAGTTGAGACTGGTGAACCGGAACGTGGTGATATTGTGGTATTTAAATATCCACCTCAGCCAAACATTGATTACATCAAGCGAGTCGTAGGCCTACCAGGTGATACGGTGCGCTATAGCAATGAAAAAGAAGTATGTATTCAGTCTCCGGGCCGAAGCAGTTGCCAACCAGTTAAACTTTCTCATGTTGAAGAAAGCCAATTTATCCAAAATGGTATCCCTCTGATTCAGATGGATGAAAAGTTGGGTGAAGTAGGTCATCAAATCCTCGTTAACCCGTTACGTCGTGATCGTGTTGAAGCGTATCAACCACGTAGCGGCGTAAACGAATGGGTTGTGCCAGAGGGTCAGTACTTCGTTATGGGTGATAACCGTGACAACAGTGCAGACAGCCGTTACTGGGGCTTTGTGCCTGAGGCAAATTTGGTAGGAAAAGCAGTAGGCATCTGGATAAGCTTCGAGTTTGAACGTGATGCTAACAGTGTTCTACCTTCTTGGATTCCAACAGGTGTACGTTTTAGTCGCATCGGTGGTATTAACTAAATAAATCGAGAGAGCATGAATTCTCCTATCATGAAATTAGAAAAAAAGCTCGGCTATCAGTTTAATGATGCTGAGCTTATCAACTTAGCGCTGACTCACCGCAGCGCTAACGGTAAACACAATGAACGTCTTGAGTTTCTGGGCGATTCAATTTTAAGTTTTGTCATTGCAGACGATCTTTATCACCGTTTCCCTAAAGTAAACGAAGGGGACATGAGCCGCATGCGTGCAACATTAGTGCGTGGAAATACATTGGCGGAGCTAGGTCGAGAATTCGAACTAGGAGATCACTTAAAATTAGGTCCAGGTGAGTTAAAAAGTGGCGGTTTCCGTCGTGACTCTATCCTTGCTGATGCGGTTGAAGCCATCATTGGTGCTATCTATCTAGATAGTGATATTGAAATGGTTCGTGGCATCATTCTTAGCTGGTATAAGCAGCGTCTGGAAGCGATTAAACCGGGTGTTTCTCAGAAAGACCCTAAAACACGTCTTCAAGAATTTCTGCAAGGCAGAAGAAAACCACTTCCTGTTTACACAGTGACTAATATTAAAGGTGAAGCACACAATCAGGAATTTACTGTGTCGTGTGACGTTGCAGGTATCGGAGATCCTGTAATTGGTAAAGGCACCAGCCGCCGCAAGGCAGAACAAGCGGCTGCAGAAATAGCACTGGAGCAATTGACCAATGGCTGATTCAACAGATAACAACGAATTTGACATCGATGCGTTTTTCTCTTCAAGCAACGAGCCAACAAGCTCGCCAGAGAATCAACATTGTGGCTTTGTCGCGATCGTAGGTCGTCCAAACGTAGGTAAATCGACCCTACTGAACCGAATCCTTGGACAGAAGATTTCTATCACCTCGCGTAAACCACAAACCACTCGTCACCGCATTATGGGTGTTGATACCGAGGGTGATTATCAAGCGATTTACGTTGATACACCGGGACTGCACATTGAAGAAAAACGTGCAATTAACCGTCTGATGAACCGTGCGGCGAATTCATCTCTCAGTGACGTTAACTTAGTGTTCTTCTTGGTTGATGGCACACTTTGGACAAAAGATGACGAAATGGTGCTGACAAAGCTTCAAAAGTCGAACTTCCCTGTGGTTCTGTGTGTTAACAAAGTAGACAACGTACAAGATCGTAATGAAGTCATGCTTCATATGATGGAGGTGTCGAAGAGGATGGATTTTGTTGATGTTGTGCCAATCTCGGCTAAACACGGCAAGAACATCGATGTGTTACGTAAACATGTACGCGAGTATCTACCGAAAGCGACTCACCACTTCCCTGAAGAGTATGTCACCGACCGTTCTCAGCGCTTTATGGCGTCAGAGATCGTACGTGAAAAGCTAATGCGTTTTACGGGTGACGAGCTACCTTACTCAGTAACGGTTGAGATTGAACGTTTTGACTACAACCCAGAAACGGATGGCTTCCACATCAACGCGTTGATCTTGGTTGAGCGCAGTGGCCAAAAGAAAATGGTGATTGGTAAAGGCGGCGAGAAGATCAAAACCATTGGTCGAGAAGCACGTCTAGACATGGAAGAGCTATTTGGCCGCAAGGTTTACCTAGAAACGTGGGTGAAGGTGAAATCTGGTTGGGCAGATGACGAACGAGCACTTCGCTCTCTTGGCTATATCGACGATTTATAAGGAGTGCGAGGCAGTGTCGCTTCGCTCCGAATAGTACGAAATAAGGAGCCATTGGGCTCCTTATTTTTTTATGTAATATTTTTCTGGCAAACTTTATGTCTTCTGAAGGCCTACAACGCTGTTTTGTTTTGCATCGTCGCCCCTATAGTGAATCGAGCTTGATCCTTGATGTTTTTAGCGAGGAGTATGGCCGCGTTACGCTGATGTCTAAGGGAGCAAGAAGCAAGCGTTCTAATTTGAAAGGAGCGCTGCAGCCGTTTACGCCACTATTGCTGAAATGGTCTGGCAACGGCTCGATGAAGACGTTGCGACAAGCTGAACCGATCAGTCTTGGCTTGCCATTGAGTGGGATTAATCTTTACTCGGCGATGTATGTCAACGAGTTGATTGGCCGAATATTGATGGCAGAAGTGCCAATGCCGGCATTGTTTCATGATTATCTTCACGCGCTGACAGAGCTGGCGCAGAGTGAAAACCCTGAACCTGCATTACGTCGCTTTGAACTCGCGATGCTATCCGCGATGGGATATGGGGTGGATTTCCTTCATTGTGCAGGTACAGGAGAACCTATCGACCCTGAGATGACTTATCGCTATCGCGAACAGAAAGGGTTTATTGCATCGGTGCGTCGAGACAACCTGACGTTTCTTGGTAACGAATTAATTGCCATCAGTGAACGTAGATTTACCACAAAAGAACAACTTAAAGCAGCAAAACGCTTTACACGTATAGCCTTAAAGCCGTATCTTGGCGGCAAACCATTAAAAAGCAGGGAACTATTTTTGTCGATGGTTCCCAGAGCACGGAGTATTGGAAAATGAGCTCAATTTATCTAGGTGTTAACATCGATCATATTGCGACTTTACGTAACGCGCGTGGTACGAAATATCCAGATCCTGTCCATGCAGCAGAGGTTGCTGAACGTGCGGGAGCGGATGGTATTACAATTCACCTACGTGAAGATCGTCGTCATATCTTAGATAGAGATGTTCGTATTCTGAGAGAGACGTTGCAAACTCGCATGAACCTAGAGATGGCTGTCACTGAAGAGATGGTTGAAATCGCTCTGAAGACAAAACCAGAATACGTGTGCCTAGTCCCTGAGAAGCGTGAAGAGCTGACCACTGAAGGCGGCTTGGACGTTGTGGGTCAGCTAGAAAAAGTTAAAGCAGCGACACAGATACTGACCGAAGCGGGAATCAAAGTCTCGCTGTTTATCGACGCAGACCGCGAACAAATTGATGCTGCTAAAGCGTGTGGCGCACCTTTCGTTGAATTGCACACTGGCCACTATGCAGATGCTGAAACAGAATTAGATCAGCAGAATGAGCTTAAAAAAATCGCAGCTGGCGCAAGCTACGCGGCCAACCAGGGTATTACAGTAAATGCAGGTCATGGTCTGACTTACCATAATGTTGCACCTATTGCGGCAATTCCTGAAATTTACGAGTTGAACATCGGACACTCTATTATTGGCCGTGCAGCTTTCGATGGATTACACAAAGCCGTTGCTGATATGAAAGCACTGATGGTTGAAGCGCGTAAGTAAGCCCCATGGCAATTGTTGGACTAGGCACCGATATTGCGGAAATCGAGCGAGTGGAAAAAGCGCTCGCTCGAACGGGTGAAGCCTTTGCCCGCCGGATTCTGACTGAGGTAGAACTCGAGAAGTTTCACAGTTTGAAGCAGCAAGGGCGCTTTTTAGCCAAACGCTTTGCCGCGAAAGAGGCGGCGTCCAAAGCGTTAGGGACTGGCATCGCATTGGGTGTCACGTTTCAGGACTTTATCATCAGCAACGATGAATATGGTGCCCCCGTATTAACCTTGGTCAACAAAGCACTCGAGATCGCGCAGCGCAAGCAGGTGCAACATATCCACTTGTCGATTTCCGATGAGCGGCACTACGCGATGGCGACAGTGATTCTTGAACAATAAGCGGCGGTTACGTCGCTTTTTTTATCTGCGCCGTGCGCGCATTTTTCCTTTCTTTACGCATTCTTTACGCCTTTCGT is a genomic window of Vibrio japonicus containing:
- the rseB gene encoding sigma-E factor regulatory protein RseB; the protein is MKKLLIGALTLLSLNMPTAFAEKPAAEALLHQMNGASQRLNFELSYILIEKNSIEPLLYRHAVLEEQQLEHLVYLSGPIREVIRRGEEVSYIEPGRDPFTIESGSMVAPIIPFLNADVDYLSKYYDFIELGRAREAGSACQVLRVVPKDGLRYSYVVWVDEKNKLPLRADLIDRDGEVLEQFRTISYSVSDQVVDILSGLNDVKLPDVLSLPKGQILESYWHVNWIPNGFEAKELNRYRMANTERMVESQMYSDGLFNFSVYVADSDNLSLKGQLIRQGRRTLHSLVNGDLEVSVIGDIPPATAKRIAQSVVISPESATP
- a CDS encoding SoxR reducing system RseC family protein, yielding MMTALATVSAVKARAEGYEVELSCDQQTSCNSCSSQKSCGTGVVSKAIGKKSLHWHLVTKKIVKEGQVVEIGLPEKSLLQSAAIVYLIPLFALIIGAVLGQWMIAPWLGGGEGFVILSSAIFTGAGIYLAKVMAAKQEELSSEQVTLLRILGEPIS
- the lepA gene encoding translation elongation factor 4, which gives rise to MKHIRNFSIIAHIDHGKSTLSDRLIQVCGGLSDREMAAQVLDSMDLERERGITIKSQSVTLNYTAKDGETYQLNFIDTPGHVDFAYEVSRSLAACEGALLVVDAGQGVEAQTLANCYTAIEMDLEVVPILNKIDLPAADPERVAEEIEEIVGIDAMEATRCSAKTGIGVDDVLENIVSAIPAPEGDPDAPLQALIIDSWFDNYLGVVSLVRIKNGELKKNDKIKVMSTGQTWGVDRLGIFTPKQVDTDVLRTGEVGWVVCGIKDILGAPVGDTLTLAKNGSDKPLPGFKKVKPQVYAGLFPVSSDDYENFRDALGKLSLNDASLFYEPENSAALGFGFRCGFLGMLHMEIIQERLEREYDLDLITTAPTVVYEVEQTDGKLLYVDSPAKLPAVNDIEEIREPIARCNILVPSEYLGNVITLCVEKRGTQVDMVYHGNQVAVTYDIPMAEVVLDFFDRLKSTSRGYASLDYNFQRFDASNMVRVDVLLNGDTVDALAMITHKDQSQTRGRQLVEKMKEFIPRQMFDIAIQAAIGNHIIARSTVKQLRKNVIAKCYGGDVSRKKKLLKKQKEGKKRMKQIGNVELPQEAFLAILHVGKD
- the lepB gene encoding signal peptidase I yields the protein MANTFSLILVIVTLVTGIVWVLEKLVFAKKRQAQVGEVEAKTNGLDVATLDKVNKQPWWVENSVSIFPVIAAVLVLRSFIYEPFQIPSGSMMPTLLVGDFILVEKYAYGLKDPVWRTQLVETGEPERGDIVVFKYPPQPNIDYIKRVVGLPGDTVRYSNEKEVCIQSPGRSSCQPVKLSHVEESQFIQNGIPLIQMDEKLGEVGHQILVNPLRRDRVEAYQPRSGVNEWVVPEGQYFVMGDNRDNSADSRYWGFVPEANLVGKAVGIWISFEFERDANSVLPSWIPTGVRFSRIGGIN
- the rnc gene encoding ribonuclease III, with the protein product MNSPIMKLEKKLGYQFNDAELINLALTHRSANGKHNERLEFLGDSILSFVIADDLYHRFPKVNEGDMSRMRATLVRGNTLAELGREFELGDHLKLGPGELKSGGFRRDSILADAVEAIIGAIYLDSDIEMVRGIILSWYKQRLEAIKPGVSQKDPKTRLQEFLQGRRKPLPVYTVTNIKGEAHNQEFTVSCDVAGIGDPVIGKGTSRRKAEQAAAEIALEQLTNG
- the era gene encoding GTPase Era, whose product is MADSTDNNEFDIDAFFSSSNEPTSSPENQHCGFVAIVGRPNVGKSTLLNRILGQKISITSRKPQTTRHRIMGVDTEGDYQAIYVDTPGLHIEEKRAINRLMNRAANSSLSDVNLVFFLVDGTLWTKDDEMVLTKLQKSNFPVVLCVNKVDNVQDRNEVMLHMMEVSKRMDFVDVVPISAKHGKNIDVLRKHVREYLPKATHHFPEEYVTDRSQRFMASEIVREKLMRFTGDELPYSVTVEIERFDYNPETDGFHINALILVERSGQKKMVIGKGGEKIKTIGREARLDMEELFGRKVYLETWVKVKSGWADDERALRSLGYIDDL
- the recO gene encoding DNA repair protein RecO, with the translated sequence MSSEGLQRCFVLHRRPYSESSLILDVFSEEYGRVTLMSKGARSKRSNLKGALQPFTPLLLKWSGNGSMKTLRQAEPISLGLPLSGINLYSAMYVNELIGRILMAEVPMPALFHDYLHALTELAQSENPEPALRRFELAMLSAMGYGVDFLHCAGTGEPIDPEMTYRYREQKGFIASVRRDNLTFLGNELIAISERRFTTKEQLKAAKRFTRIALKPYLGGKPLKSRELFLSMVPRARSIGK
- the pdxJ gene encoding pyridoxine 5'-phosphate synthase — translated: MSSIYLGVNIDHIATLRNARGTKYPDPVHAAEVAERAGADGITIHLREDRRHILDRDVRILRETLQTRMNLEMAVTEEMVEIALKTKPEYVCLVPEKREELTTEGGLDVVGQLEKVKAATQILTEAGIKVSLFIDADREQIDAAKACGAPFVELHTGHYADAETELDQQNELKKIAAGASYAANQGITVNAGHGLTYHNVAPIAAIPEIYELNIGHSIIGRAAFDGLHKAVADMKALMVEARK
- the acpS gene encoding holo-ACP synthase — its product is MAIVGLGTDIAEIERVEKALARTGEAFARRILTEVELEKFHSLKQQGRFLAKRFAAKEAASKALGTGIALGVTFQDFIISNDEYGAPVLTLVNKALEIAQRKQVQHIHLSISDERHYAMATVILEQ